The genomic DNA CTCCGACCCGAAGCCCCGGTAAACGGCGGCCGTAACTATAACGGTCCTAAGGTAGCGAAATACCTTGTCGGGTAAGTTCCGACCTGCATGAATGGCGTAACGACTGGGGCGCTGTCTCGGCGGGGGGCCCGGTGAAATTTCAGTGGGGGTGAAGATGCCCTCGTCCTGCGGTTAGACGGAAAGACCCCGTGGAGCTTCACTGCAGCCTGGTATTGGATTCTGGCGCATCGTGTACAGGATAGGTGGGAGGCTGTGAACCCGGCTCGCCAGGGTCGGGGGAGCCACCGGTGGGATACCACCCTCGGTGCGTCGGAATTCTAACCTGAACCTGTGAAGAGCAGGTTGGGGACAGTGCCAGGTGGGCAGTTTGACTGGGGCGGTCGCCTCCTAAAGAGTAACGGAGGCGCGCGAAGGTCGGCTCAGGTGGGTTGGAAATCCACCGTTGAGTGCAAGGGCACAAGCCGGCCTGACTGTGAGGCCGACGGGCCGAGCAGAGGGGAAACCCGGCCCTAGTGACCCGACGACTCCGGGTGGAAGGGTCGTCGACAACGGACAAAAGTTACCCCGGGGATAACAGGCTAGTCTCGCCCGAGAGTTCACATCGACGGCGAGGATCGGCACCTCGATGTCGGCTCATCCCATCCTGGGGCTGAAGCAGGTCCCAAGGGTTAGGCTGTCCGCCTATTAAAGGGGTACGTGAGCTGGGTTCAGACCGTCGCAAGACAGGTCGGTCCCTATCGGCCGCAGGCGTAGGAGGTTTGAGGGAGGTCTCCCCTTGTACGAGAGGACCGGGGAGAGCGGGCCTCTGGTGTACCGGCTGTCCCGCCAGGGGCATACGCCGGGTAGCTATGCCCGTGAGCGATAACCGCTGAAGGCATCTAAGCGGGAAGCGCGTCCCAAGATTAGACCTCCCATCCCGCTAAGGGAGTAAGGCCGGTCCGAGAATAGGACCTTGATAGGCCGGTGGTGTAAGCACCGTAAGGTGTTGAGCCAACCGGTACTAATCGGCCGAGGCCTTGACCTCGTAGCTTCCTGTGCAGTTTTGAAAGACTCTTCAAGATTTCCTCGGGTGCCGATACCAGAGCGGGAAACACCCGGTCCCATTCCGAACCCGGCCGTTAAGCCGCTCTGGGCCGATGGTAGTATGGGGGCAGCCCCATGCGAGAGTAGGTAGTGCCCGGGGATTCAAGGGGGAAGCCAAAAGCTTCCCCCTTATTTTTTTGTACTTTTATTCCACCGCGAAAAAGTTTAACTTCAAGTGAAGGATGAACCATCAATGCTTTGTGCAGAAAAGTTATTCTTTTAGCCTCAATAGTCTGAAGAAATTGCTCCTTTCGAGTTCTTCAAGCTTGGTACTTATGAACTTTATCGTTTCTTGAAGTTGAGGTATGAGTTTATATTCAAGAGCGTTGACTCTCCTCTTTGTTTTTTCTATCTCCATAGCGAGAGCAATTAAATAACGTTCTTTGTTGGTCAAATCTACCATCTTTTTGAGCATATTGTCCCACTTTCTAACAAGTTCGTCTAAAACTGTGGGTGTTTCGATAAGACTATATATGGGTAATGAAACTCCCTCTAAATGCAAGAACTCAACAGGAACGTTCATGCGCTTTTCGATTTTTTGTTTCAATTTGACCGACGCTTTTGAATTTTGTATCAAGGATTGCCATGAGGTACCTGTTAATCTCGTAGTTGCATACACTCCGATAGCAAGGAATGTCAAAAACTCTGATTCTACTTCCTGTCTTAAAGTCCTGTAGTCTTTAGCTTCCTGGATAAATCTCTGTATCAAACCTTCAAGCTTATCTTCAAGGAGTTTATGTCCTCTGCGCGCAAGCGTCAAGCGTTTCTTTAGCTTGAGAAGCTCCATTCTGTTGGGATTGACTCTCAGAGGCATCTTTTTTACTCCTTTCCAAGGAATTCTTCAATGAACTCTGGTCTGATGCGTTTTAAACTGGATCTTGGCAACATTCTCAAGAGTTTCCAGCCTATCTCGAGAGTTTCAAAGATGCTTCTGTTTTCGTATTCTCCTTGTTTGATGAACTCTTCCTCAAACCTCTGAGAAAATTTCAGGAACAATACGTCTTCTTCTGTTAGAGCCGCTTCACCAAGAACGACAGCAAGTTCTTTCGCTTCAAGACCTCTGGAATAAGCTGCGTAGAGCTGGTTTGAAAGATCTCCATGATCTTTTCTTGTTCTACCTTCACCAATGCCGCCGCGCATCAATCTTGAAAGGGATTGCAACACATCTATGGGGGGATATATACCCCTCCTGTGAAGATCTCTACTCAGGAAAATTTGACCTTCCGTGATGTAACCTGTGAGGTCAGGTATTGGGTGTGTTCTGTCATCTTCCGGCATCGTGAGGATCGGTATGAGCGTGATGGAACCTTTTCTTCCTTTTATCCTTCCAGCCCTTTCATAGAGCGTTGCGAGGTCAGTGTAAAGATAGCCAGGATAACCCCGTCTGCCAGGAACCTCTTTCCTTGCTGCTGAGATTTCTCTAAGAGCCTCAGCGTAGTTCGTCATATCGGTGAGAATGACAAGTACGTGCATGTCAAGTTCAAAAGCAAGGTACTCAGCCGCAGTTAATGCAAACCTTGGTGTTGCGATTCTTTCTATGACTGGATCATTGGCGAGATTCACAAATAGGACGGTTCTTTCTATAGCACCAGTTCTCTTAAAATCTTCTATGAAAAAGTTCGCTTCTTCAAAGGTGATCCCCATCGCTCCGAAAACAACTGCAAATTTTTCTTCTTCCTTGAGCAGTCTAGCTTGTCTTGCGATCTGTGCGGCAAGCATCGCGTGAGGCAAACCTGCACCCGAGAAGATGGGGAGTTTTTGTCCCCTGACGAGGGTGTTCATACCATCTATGGCTGAAACACCCGTCTGAATGAATTCAACTGGGTAGGCGCGAGCATAAGGGTTTATCGGACTTCCATTGATATCAAGTCTTTTCTCGGGAATGATTTGTGGTCCACCATCTCTAGGTCTTCCCAGACCGTCGAAAGTTCGACCGAGTATCGTTGGGGAAAGGTTTGCTTCTAGAACTCGTCCCAAGAATTTCACTCGCATACCTTTAAGCGACAGATCCTGCGTACTTGTGAACATTTGTACCAATGCCGCATTTTCGTGAGCTTCGAGTACTTGTCCTTGTCTGATTTCACCGTTAGCAAGCCTTACTTCAACTACTTCACCGTACTTGGCACCTTCAACACCCTCGACGAGCATGAGAGGACCGCTGATTTTGGAAACATTTGTGTATTCCTTAGGCAACTTCTTCAGCCCCCTTCTTCAGCAAAAGGAGCTTCGCTTTAATTTCTTCGAGGAGATGTTCTATTTCTGAGATCCTAGTTTCGCTGATGAACTTCATTCTCGAGATTTTTTCGCGCTCTGGCAATTTCAGTATGCTTTGTAAACTCACTCCTTCTTCGAGTAATTTGGAAGCTATTCTGTAAAAGTTCATTATGTTCTTGAGCATCAGGTACTGCTTTCTTGGAGAAGTATATGTGTCCACCTCATGGAGAGCGTTTTGGTGGAGAAAGTCTTCTCTGATTGAACGGGCCGTTTCGAGTATCAATCTGTCTTGAGGTGAGAGAGCTTCCATTCCCACGAGCCGCACTATATCTTGAAGTTCTGCCTCTCTTTGCAGAATACTCATAGCTTCTTGTCTCAATTCATACCAATCTTGCGCAACTGTATTAGCCCAATGATCTTTAACGACATCTAAATAGAGCGAATAACTGATCAACCAGTTCACAGCGGGGAAGTGTCTGCTGAAGGCCAAACTGGCATCGAGACCCCAAAACACTTTCACAACCCTGAGTGTTGCTTGGACTACAGGATCTGATAGATCACCACCGGGAGGAGATACCGCGCCTATGATACTTATTGAACCCGTTCGTTCCTTGCTACCTATGCACTTCACGTATCCTGCACGCTCATAAAAACTCGCAATTCTGGAAGCAAGATAAGCCGGATATCCTTCTTCACCTGGCATTTCAGCGAGTCGCCCAGATATTTCCCTCATTGCTTCAGCCCATCTGGAAGTAGAGTCAGCCATCAATGCCACATGATACCCCATATCTCTGAAATACTCCGCGATAGTTATGCCTGTAAAAACAGATGCTTCTCTCGCTGCAACTGGCATATTCGATGTGTTCGCTATGAGTATCGTTCTTTCCATGAGTGGCTTGCCTGTCCTTGGGTCAGTGAGCTCTGGAAATTCTATGAGCACTTCGGTCATTTCATTACCACGTTCACCACAACCGACATAGACTATCACATCGGCATCTGCCCACTTTGCAAGTTGATGCTGTATGATTGTCTTACCGCTCCCGAACGGTCCTGGCACACACGCTGTACCACCTTTGACAACTGGGAAGAACGTGTCTAAAACTCTCTGACCTGTTATCAACGGCATACTGGGAGGCATTTTCTCTTTCGCAGGTCTTTGGTATCTAACCGGCCATTTGTGCATAAGCTTCAACTCAATTTTTCTACCCTCTGGATCTTGTAGAAGACCTATCGTTTCCTCAACAGTGTAGGAACCACTTCGTATTTCAAGGATCTTTCCTCGCAAATTAGGTGGAACCATTATCCTGTGCTGAAGAGCTGATGTTTCTTGAACGACGCCGAGTATATCACCACCAACAACTTCATCACCTGGTTTGACCAAAGCTTCGAACTCCCATTTGATGGTCCTATCCAACGCTGGTAACGAGAGACCTCTGCTGAGAAAATCTCCGGATTGTTCTGCTAACTTGTTCAGCGGACGTTGAATACCATCGTATATTTGCCCGACGATACCCGGTCCGAGCTCAACGCTGAGTGGTTCTCCTAGTGCGTACACTGGTTCACCTGGCCCAACGCCTTGTGTTTCTTCGTACACTTGAATGTATGCGATGTCTCTATCCAAACCTATGATCTCTCCAAACAGTTTCAGCTCTCCAACTCTAACCATTTCATACATCTTAACGTTGTGGAGTCCTTTCGCTACCACGAGTGGACCAGCTACTCGGATGATCTTACCTTCCATAGTATCCCTCTCCTTCGGCGAGCAAATCCACTCCGAGGATTTTCTCAAATAGTTTTCTCAAAGTTTTCTCGCTTTTCTTTTCATAACAAAAAGTATCAGGCAGCACTAAAGGCAATTTTTCTCTCACATTTTCCAAGACTTTATCCGATACACTTTCAAGAATGATGATCAATGGGTGTTGGTTCTGGATTTTCAAGAAGACATCATACGCTTCTCTCGCGTTTGAAACTGGATAGATCTTAACCCCAAATAAGGAAAATATGTTTATTAATGCTTCTGGACCTATCACGGCTATGTCGTTTTCAAACATTGAGTTTCAGCATCCTTTCTTGCCAGATGTTTTTCGGTACGTTGTTTTTCTTACATTCGAGCAAAGTTATCAGATCTTCCAATTCCCAGAGCTTCTGATAGAAATAGTACACCAAAATCTCAGGACCACTCACAATCCTTTTGAAACTACTTTCTGCGTAACGATACAATTCCAGCTTAATAACTAAGTCTGTGTCCTTTCCCTTGAGCATCATTTGCACAGAACCTTTGATGTGTGATGGAACCAAAGTATGCCAATCATCGAATGATTTTTCAAGCAAATCTTTAACTTTCAAAACTTGAAATTTTCCAAGTTCATCGCAGGGTAAATTGAGAGTCTTGCATCTCAGCAAAACTTTCACCAACAAAAGCTGATTCCTCAGGTTCCAAAAAGATCTGACATTCTCGCTCTTAAGACATTTTTCATAGTCGAAAGACACATCCAAATTGATCAGATCAATTTTCAGATTTGATTCTTTCAATGATCGAATTTGCTCAAGTACCTTGAGCATCCGCGTTTCAAATTGCCATTCCATCCGTTCTGCAAAATCTGCCAGAGGATTCACCATGATACCTTCTCTTTTGTATCTTTGAGCGTGAAACCAACTGTCCCAAACAAGAAGTTTGAGATACTCTTCGCTCAAATTTTTTGAAAGAAATTTCAGATCATCCAGCAAGATGCCATAGAAAGCCGATTCTACGGATTGATCAACGATCGGTTTGTACCAGGTGGTTTTCAACCAATCAACGCAATCTTCATAACTCGCGTCGCTTAACCATTGCCACTGTGCTTTGTCAATGAGTTTGATCGATTTGGCCTTCAAGTTCGTCGATGAAAACAGATACTTTTCGTACATCATGTCTCACCGCGCAGGATTTGAGCAATCTGAGATAAGTTGTTCTCGATCGCTTCTTTGACCAAAGTATCGAGGGTTAGGTCTAACAGGAATTGTCCTTTCTCAGCTATGAATCCACCCTCACCATCAACCTTTTCTTCTGCGACAAAAAGTTTGTATTTCTTCTTGAGTTTTTCGAAATCTAGTTTTGATTCGCCCTTAGCTGGAATCAACTTCGCCCCTGAGAGATTCTCTTTCTCGATCAGTTCTTCCCATATGGATGTGTAAGTATCTTTTGGAAGATTCAACAGAACCTCGATTAACTTTCGTTTGACGAGTTCTATGGCTTCATTTTCAATTCTGGTCATTTCGCTTTTGAAAAACAATCTTTCCTTCGAAAGAACCGCATATTCTTCAGCAGCGATTGTTTGCTCAAATTTCTTGAGTTTTTCTTCTTTCCATGCATTGAATTTTTCCTTTTCTATTTGGGCGAGTTTTTCAAACTTTTCCTCATATTCTTGCTCTATTTGTCTTATTCTTTCCGCTTTTTCATGTTCAAGCTTTTCAAGTATCTTTTGCAGAGACATCACAGTTTCACTCCGAAGAATAGCAAGATTATGGATGTTATTAGTGATAGAATTGCATACGTTTCAACGAGCGCGGGGATTATGATCGCTTGTCCTGTCGTCTGTGGTTTTTGAGCGATCATCTGAAGTGCAGCCACACTCGCTCTGCCTTGCCAAATAGCACTCACGAATTCTCCGAATATGAGTGGGATGCTGACAGCAAAAACTGTTAGACCTTGGGCGATCGTTAACTCGGGAAAATTACCGCCGAGGATACCGAGCCTGAGGAGTATTAAAAAAGCTCCGATGAAACCATAGAAACCCTGGGTGCCTGGTAACGCTTGAAGAATCAAGACTGTTCCAAACAACTCTGGTTTTTCTGCCAAAACTCCTGCAGCGGCTTCGCCGGCCATTCCAACACCTTTTGCAGAGCCTATGGCACCAAAAGCAGCACCAAGTGCAGCACCAATTAGGGCGATAGCTAATCCGAGCATCTTATCTACCTCCTCTTCTATCTTCTCACTTTGAAGTACTTACCTTCGAAACTGTATTGTGTAAAGCGCCTTCCACCCGCGCTGTAGAATTTACCGAACATCTCTAAAAACTGCAGCCTCGTTGAGTGTACAAATGCAGATAGCGCACTGAGTACGTAATTGAGAAGTTGTCCGCCGACCCATATGAGCGCGAACATCACCCAACCGAGCACTGGCAATCCTTTGACCATTTGGGCAAGTTGTGTTATGACCGAACCGAAGACGCTGCCAACTAAGTTCAGAGCGAACAACCTTGAATACGAAAGTACGTCACCAACGAACGAAGAGATTCCGTAGGCCCCCACAATGCCGTACAAGCTTATGATGCCCACAACGATCCTCGAGAAAAAGTTTTTCTTGTCCCGACCCTGGGTAAGGATCAAACCGATCCCAGACACGAACAGCATGTACAGGAAAATCCTGTGAGCCTTGCCGGTCAGCAACTGTAGGCCGAAGTAAATCAACATCGAGGTCAAGAACAAAAGCCAAAGCAAACCATCATAAACGGCAGCTTTGTAATCTCTTGTCTTTAAACCACTAATGAATCTCAGCACTAGAGCATACATTTGTGAAAAAACACCTATGAACAAAGCTATAGCTAAAGCTTTCATCAACTCTGCTGTTGGGTTAACCACAGGGAATATACCAAGGAACTTTCCATCAGGACCAAGGAACGGTTGACTTCCAAAGAAATTCCATGTCAGAAGGCCAACCAAGATGGACGGAAAACTGAGAATTCTTAACAAATCGAGTAGTTCCCTTGCTCCGCCTTCTGGTTTGAACTTCTTTCTTATCCAGCTCACAAGGAGAAATTGCGTCAAACCATAGCCGACATCGCCGAGGCATATGCCGAAAAAGATCAGGTAGAAAGGCGCAACGTATGGGGTAGGATCGATTCCACCGTATTTTGGCATACCATACAATTTCGTCAAGAACTCAAATGGCCTTAAGAATCGAGGATTGTGCAAAATCACCGGTGGATCTTCATCGGGTAATGGGTCTCTGCTTTCAAAACCAAACTGTGAAAGTTTATTCTCAAGCAAGCCAGTGAATTCTTGCTTATCTATCGTTGGTATCCATCCTGTATAAGCGACGAAATAATTCGTTCTGTGTTGGAACTCAACGGTTTTTTCTTCTAAAGATTTCATGAGAAAATAATCGTACCACGCTTGCAAGTTCTTGATCTTCTCTCTGATTATTGAAGCTTTCTTCAAAACCTTTTCTTTCATTTTCTCAATATTCTGTAAAGCTTTTTCCAGCCTTTTCAATGATTCCGATGGCGTTGACTTCAAATAAGGTATCCTTCTGTGGTTGAACTCATATTTCTGCAACATCTTTTCGATCTTGTCAGCATTTTCTTTCCTCACAACTATGATGCATTTGACATCTTTCTTGCTTTGGTTGGACCAAACCCATCCATCCTCCAGAAATTCTTTCGCCTGTTCTAGGAAAAGATCGAAATTTTTCCTCGTTAGGGTTCCCGAATAAAATTGATAACGTTCAAACTGTCTTGGAAAGTTGAAACTGCTGTTGAGTTCACTCCAAAATTTCACCTCAGATTTGATTTGTTCTATTGTTTCTTTACGCCTTTTCAGATTCTCGAGAGATCGCTCCGACCATTTTGCAATGTGGTAAAGTTTTTTCCAACTCATTTCACTGAGCAGATTATGAAGATGCTGCTGATCAATCTCTTCTCTGCCTGAGAAGAAACTTTCTAAAAGCCCTCTTTTGCTTG from Pseudothermotoga sp. includes the following:
- a CDS encoding V-type ATP synthase subunit A translates to MEGKIIRVAGPLVVAKGLHNVKMYEMVRVGELKLFGEIIGLDRDIAYIQVYEETQGVGPGEPVYALGEPLSVELGPGIVGQIYDGIQRPLNKLAEQSGDFLSRGLSLPALDRTIKWEFEALVKPGDEVVGGDILGVVQETSALQHRIMVPPNLRGKILEIRSGSYTVEETIGLLQDPEGRKIELKLMHKWPVRYQRPAKEKMPPSMPLITGQRVLDTFFPVVKGGTACVPGPFGSGKTIIQHQLAKWADADVIVYVGCGERGNEMTEVLIEFPELTDPRTGKPLMERTILIANTSNMPVAAREASVFTGITIAEYFRDMGYHVALMADSTSRWAEAMREISGRLAEMPGEEGYPAYLASRIASFYERAGYVKCIGSKERTGSISIIGAVSPPGGDLSDPVVQATLRVVKVFWGLDASLAFSRHFPAVNWLISYSLYLDVVKDHWANTVAQDWYELRQEAMSILQREAELQDIVRLVGMEALSPQDRLILETARSIREDFLHQNALHEVDTYTSPRKQYLMLKNIMNFYRIASKLLEEGVSLQSILKLPEREKISRMKFISETRISEIEHLLEEIKAKLLLLKKGAEEVA
- a CDS encoding V-type ATP synthase subunit F; amino-acid sequence: MFENDIAVIGPEALINIFSLFGVKIYPVSNAREAYDVFLKIQNQHPLIIILESVSDKVLENVREKLPLVLPDTFCYEKKSEKTLRKLFEKILGVDLLAEGEGYYGR
- a CDS encoding V-type ATP synthase subunit B: MPKEYTNVSKISGPLMLVEGVEGAKYGEVVEVRLANGEIRQGQVLEAHENAALVQMFTSTQDLSLKGMRVKFLGRVLEANLSPTILGRTFDGLGRPRDGGPQIIPEKRLDINGSPINPYARAYPVEFIQTGVSAIDGMNTLVRGQKLPIFSGAGLPHAMLAAQIARQARLLKEEEKFAVVFGAMGITFEEANFFIEDFKRTGAIERTVLFVNLANDPVIERIATPRFALTAAEYLAFELDMHVLVILTDMTNYAEALREISAARKEVPGRRGYPGYLYTDLATLYERAGRIKGRKGSITLIPILTMPEDDRTHPIPDLTGYITEGQIFLSRDLHRRGIYPPIDVLQSLSRLMRGGIGEGRTRKDHGDLSNQLYAAYSRGLEAKELAVVLGEAALTEEDVLFLKFSQRFEEEFIKQGEYENRSIFETLEIGWKLLRMLPRSSLKRIRPEFIEEFLGKE
- a CDS encoding V-type ATPase subunit; this translates as MMYEKYLFSSTNLKAKSIKLIDKAQWQWLSDASYEDCVDWLKTTWYKPIVDQSVESAFYGILLDDLKFLSKNLSEEYLKLLVWDSWFHAQRYKREGIMVNPLADFAERMEWQFETRMLKVLEQIRSLKESNLKIDLINLDVSFDYEKCLKSENVRSFWNLRNQLLLVKVLLRCKTLNLPCDELGKFQVLKVKDLLEKSFDDWHTLVPSHIKGSVQMMLKGKDTDLVIKLELYRYAESSFKRIVSGPEILVYYFYQKLWELEDLITLLECKKNNVPKNIWQERMLKLNV
- a CDS encoding V-type ATP synthase subunit D, which produces MPLRVNPNRMELLKLKKRLTLARRGHKLLEDKLEGLIQRFIQEAKDYRTLRQEVESEFLTFLAIGVYATTRLTGTSWQSLIQNSKASVKLKQKIEKRMNVPVEFLHLEGVSLPIYSLIETPTVLDELVRKWDNMLKKMVDLTNKERYLIALAMEIEKTKRRVNALEYKLIPQLQETIKFISTKLEELERSNFFRLLRLKE
- a CDS encoding V-type ATP synthase subunit K, which codes for MLGLAIALIGAALGAAFGAIGSAKGVGMAGEAAAGVLAEKPELFGTVLILQALPGTQGFYGFIGAFLILLRLGILGGNFPELTIAQGLTVFAVSIPLIFGEFVSAIWQGRASVAALQMIAQKPQTTGQAIIIPALVETYAILSLITSIILLFFGVKL